A stretch of Saccharothrix texasensis DNA encodes these proteins:
- a CDS encoding PQQ-binding-like beta-propeller repeat protein: MPISKRVVALVAAASSVALLGAGVTSASPGRPDRSGDWATWSKDSAGSRYAAAEWRITPRNVSRLTVKWAFAFPKSAAPVRSQPAVVGGVAFFGGPDGKFYARDAETGAEVWTTDLSGIAPGARPAIAWDSPSVSGGRVYFGDIRGFVYSLDQATGRVVWAEQVDAHPAATVTSSPIVHDGKVYVGTSSGENAANGPDGTDDPNYPCCTFRGHVDALDARTGEVVWRHYTVPEPRAVGTWPSGATRYEPSGAGVWSSPVIDPRTGTVYVGTGQNYTGSAGDFDTLLALDHRTGAVKWRNQVTKADTWRGLCNSPDPEGYCPGLKDGSALDYDIGATPNLFTVGGRQLVGVGQKLGVYHVFDARTGEVVWRRQLGVPLPSGGISGIQWGTSYDGHRLYIATYFADPGKVFAVDPGTGRVLWETPNPADGCTTGGAAAHPEVCSLGHGPAVTSSPGLVWEGGNDGKLRAYSARDGRVVWTYDTIRDFTGVNGLPGRGGTISGGGGGAVVADGMVYVQAGYVPEYPNPDGGDVLLAFGL, from the coding sequence ATGCCGATCTCGAAACGGGTAGTGGCGTTGGTGGCGGCGGCGTCGTCGGTGGCGTTGCTCGGCGCCGGGGTCACGTCGGCCTCGCCGGGGCGACCTGACCGGTCGGGTGACTGGGCGACGTGGTCGAAGGACTCGGCCGGGTCGCGGTACGCGGCGGCGGAGTGGCGGATCACGCCGCGCAACGTGTCGCGGTTGACGGTGAAGTGGGCGTTCGCCTTCCCGAAATCGGCGGCTCCGGTGCGGAGTCAGCCCGCCGTGGTCGGCGGGGTGGCCTTCTTCGGCGGGCCGGACGGGAAGTTCTACGCGCGCGACGCGGAGACGGGCGCGGAGGTGTGGACGACGGACCTGTCCGGGATCGCTCCGGGTGCCCGGCCGGCGATCGCGTGGGACAGCCCGTCGGTCTCGGGTGGGCGGGTGTACTTCGGCGACATCCGGGGTTTCGTCTACTCGCTGGACCAGGCCACCGGTCGGGTGGTGTGGGCCGAGCAGGTCGACGCGCACCCGGCGGCGACGGTGACCAGCTCGCCGATCGTGCACGACGGGAAGGTGTACGTCGGCACGTCGAGCGGGGAGAACGCGGCCAACGGGCCGGACGGGACCGACGACCCGAACTACCCGTGCTGCACGTTCCGCGGTCACGTCGACGCCCTCGACGCCCGCACCGGCGAGGTGGTGTGGCGGCATTACACCGTGCCCGAACCGCGGGCGGTCGGGACGTGGCCCAGCGGCGCGACCCGGTACGAGCCGTCGGGCGCCGGGGTGTGGAGCTCGCCGGTGATCGACCCGCGCACCGGCACCGTGTACGTCGGCACCGGCCAGAACTACACCGGCAGCGCCGGGGACTTCGACACGTTGTTGGCGCTGGACCACCGCACGGGCGCGGTGAAGTGGCGCAACCAGGTCACGAAGGCGGACACGTGGCGCGGGTTGTGCAACAGCCCCGACCCGGAGGGCTACTGCCCCGGGCTGAAGGACGGTTCGGCGTTGGACTACGACATCGGCGCGACGCCGAACCTGTTCACCGTCGGCGGCCGGCAGCTCGTCGGGGTCGGGCAGAAGCTCGGCGTCTACCACGTGTTCGACGCCCGGACCGGCGAGGTGGTGTGGCGTCGGCAGCTGGGTGTGCCGCTGCCCAGCGGCGGCATCTCGGGCATCCAGTGGGGTACGAGCTACGACGGGCACCGGCTCTACATCGCGACGTACTTCGCCGACCCGGGCAAGGTGTTCGCGGTGGACCCGGGCACGGGCCGCGTGCTGTGGGAGACGCCCAACCCGGCGGACGGCTGCACGACCGGTGGCGCCGCCGCCCACCCGGAGGTCTGCTCGCTGGGCCACGGCCCGGCGGTGACGAGCAGCCCCGGCCTGGTGTGGGAGGGCGGCAACGACGGCAAGCTGCGGGCGTACTCGGCGCGGGACGGCCGGGTGGTGTGGACCTACGACACGATCCGGGACTTCACCGGAGTCAACGGCCTGCCGGGTCGGGGCGGCACGATCTCCGGTGGCGGCGGGGGCGCCGTCGTGGCCGACGGGATGGTGTACGTGCAGGCCGGCTACGTGCCGGAGTACCCGAACCCGGACGGCGGTGACGTGCTGCTCGCGTTCGGCCTGTGA
- a CDS encoding HSP18 transcriptional regulator: MAIGDYETVRAAATGEELSAGQVLSALVLLRRLRDELSGWEPQLIAAARELGTSWAELAPALGVASRQAAERRYLRLRPSQLGATAEGRVRAERDKRAADRAVSQWARDNAASLRSLAGQVGRVDVVVHDALAADDAVALLEPLMAALATVRTSHPELAEEIQAVGDQAEEVRRDTQTLRDNQMLRDNP, encoded by the coding sequence ATGGCGATCGGGGATTACGAGACCGTCCGAGCGGCGGCCACCGGGGAAGAACTCAGTGCGGGGCAGGTGCTGTCCGCACTGGTCCTCCTGCGGCGCTTGCGCGACGAGCTGTCCGGATGGGAACCGCAGCTGATCGCCGCGGCACGTGAGCTGGGCACGAGCTGGGCCGAGCTGGCGCCCGCCCTGGGGGTGGCCAGCAGACAGGCGGCGGAGCGCCGGTACCTGCGGCTGCGCCCGTCGCAGCTGGGCGCGACCGCCGAAGGTCGGGTGCGTGCCGAGCGGGACAAGCGGGCGGCGGACCGGGCGGTGTCGCAGTGGGCGCGCGACAACGCCGCGTCACTGCGCAGCCTGGCGGGTCAGGTCGGCCGGGTGGACGTCGTGGTGCACGACGCGTTGGCGGCGGACGACGCGGTGGCGCTGCTGGAGCCGCTGATGGCGGCGCTGGCGACGGTGCGGACCAGCCATCCGGAGCTGGCCGAGGAGATCCAGGCCGTCGGCGACCAAGCGGAGGAGGTGCGACGCGACACCCAGACACTGCGGGACAACCAGATGCTCCGCGACAATCCCTGA
- a CDS encoding Hsp20/alpha crystallin family protein produces the protein MLMRTDPFRELDRLAQQFFTGPGTWSRPTSMPMDAYRAGDQFVVEFDLPGVSPDAIDLDVERNVLTVKAERRPNRTDDVEMQLSERPLGVFSRQLFLGDSLDVDRIKADYDSGVLTLRIPIAEKAKPRKITIGQTDGAPKEINA, from the coding sequence ATGTTGATGCGCACGGACCCGTTCCGGGAGCTGGACCGGCTGGCGCAGCAGTTCTTCACCGGCCCGGGCACCTGGTCGCGGCCGACGTCCATGCCGATGGACGCCTACCGCGCCGGTGACCAGTTCGTGGTGGAGTTCGACCTGCCGGGCGTCTCGCCGGACGCCATCGACCTCGACGTCGAGCGCAACGTGCTCACCGTCAAGGCCGAGCGTCGCCCCAACCGCACGGACGACGTCGAGATGCAGCTGTCCGAGCGGCCGCTGGGCGTGTTCTCGCGCCAACTCTTCCTCGGTGACTCGCTCGACGTCGACCGGATCAAGGCCGACTACGACTCCGGCGTGCTGACCCTGCGCATCCCGATCGCGGAGAAGGCGAAGCCCCGCAAGATCACCATCGGCCAGACCGACGGCGCACCGAAGGAGATCAACGCCTGA
- a CDS encoding DUF6886 family protein, producing the protein MRPAPGEVLHFSEDPTITRFEPHVAATARQPEAYVWAVDLARSPDYWFPRQCPRAMTWVEPTTSAEDRAWLGAERVHAVEFRWLRRMQTARLYAYRFDARPFRPFGEPPNAHVATEPVEPLGPPEAVGDLVALHEDAGIELRLTATLWPFWRRVVASTLGFSGIRLRNALPEPS; encoded by the coding sequence ATGCGACCGGCCCCGGGGGAAGTCCTGCACTTCTCCGAAGACCCCACGATCACCCGGTTCGAACCGCACGTCGCCGCCACGGCCCGGCAGCCCGAGGCGTACGTGTGGGCCGTGGACCTCGCGCGGTCGCCCGACTACTGGTTCCCACGCCAGTGCCCGCGCGCGATGACGTGGGTCGAGCCCACCACCAGCGCCGAGGACCGGGCGTGGCTGGGCGCCGAACGCGTCCACGCGGTCGAGTTCCGCTGGCTGCGCCGGATGCAGACCGCACGTCTGTACGCCTACCGGTTCGACGCGCGGCCGTTCCGGCCGTTCGGCGAACCACCCAACGCCCACGTGGCCACCGAACCGGTCGAACCACTCGGCCCGCCCGAAGCGGTCGGCGACCTGGTGGCGTTGCACGAGGACGCCGGCATCGAGCTGCGGCTGACGGCCACCCTGTGGCCGTTCTGGCGACGGGTGGTCGCGAGCACGCTCGGGTTCAGCGGCATCCGCCTGCGCAACGCCCTCCCCGAACCGTCCTGA
- a CDS encoding HAD family hydrolase codes for MDERRIDAVVLDWGGVLTVSVPAFIDDWLTSENIDRDRYGRTIRTWMGRDAVPDNPVARLETGELTTDEFEALLAAELVTLDGREVASKGLLRRMFGSAHPDPEMVDLVRELRADGVRTVLLSNSWGEGYPEELLLELFDTIVISGRVGLRKPDPRIFQHTLDQIGLPAHRCVFFDDAPVNVEAAQAVGLHAHRHTDADTTRAVIAQLRGVAA; via the coding sequence GTGGACGAACGGCGCATCGACGCGGTGGTGCTGGACTGGGGTGGCGTGCTCACGGTCTCCGTGCCCGCCTTCATCGACGACTGGTTGACCTCGGAGAACATCGACCGGGACCGTTACGGCCGGACCATCCGGACCTGGATGGGCCGCGACGCGGTCCCCGACAACCCGGTCGCGCGACTGGAGACCGGCGAGCTCACCACCGACGAGTTCGAGGCGCTCCTGGCCGCCGAGCTGGTCACCCTCGACGGCCGCGAGGTGGCGTCGAAAGGCCTGCTGCGCCGCATGTTCGGCAGCGCCCACCCCGACCCGGAGATGGTCGACCTGGTGCGCGAACTGCGCGCCGACGGTGTGCGGACCGTGCTGCTGTCCAACAGCTGGGGCGAGGGCTACCCCGAAGAGCTGCTGCTCGAGCTGTTCGACACGATCGTGATCAGCGGCCGGGTCGGGCTGCGCAAGCCCGACCCGCGCATCTTCCAGCACACCCTGGACCAGATCGGCCTGCCCGCCCACCGGTGCGTGTTCTTCGACGACGCGCCGGTCAACGTCGAAGCGGCGCAGGCCGTCGGCCTGCACGCCCACCGGCACACCGACGCCGACACGACCCGCGCGGTGATCGCCCAGCTCAGGGGAGTCGCCGCATGA
- a CDS encoding phosphotransferase family protein, translating into MTELPGLDLDRLAAHLGTGPLTGELIPGGRSNLTYRVGDGHERWVLRRPPLGHVLATAHDMSREHRVIKALADTAVPVPRVELLCEDTDVIGAPFYLMEEVPGVALRHRDQCPWLSPDKARALSERLVDVLADLHAVDPEDVGLSDFGRPDGFLKRQVARWGKQLDASRSRELPGIDELRDRLADSVPDSARATIVHGDYRLDNVLVTEDPLDISAVLDWEMATLGDPLADVGLLCVYWNGIGAREDDPITGTVPTLPGFADTDELVRRYAERSGADTGGLAWYTAFAYFKLAVILEGIHFRFTHGKTVGAGFDQIGQLTLPLVRQGLAASSGEH; encoded by the coding sequence ATGACCGAACTACCCGGCCTGGACCTCGACCGGCTCGCCGCGCACCTCGGCACCGGCCCGTTGACCGGCGAACTGATCCCCGGCGGGCGGTCCAACCTGACCTACCGCGTCGGCGACGGCCACGAGCGCTGGGTGCTGCGTCGCCCGCCGCTGGGCCACGTGCTGGCCACCGCCCACGACATGTCCCGCGAGCACCGGGTGATCAAGGCCTTGGCCGACACCGCCGTGCCGGTGCCGCGGGTGGAGCTGCTCTGCGAGGACACCGACGTCATCGGCGCGCCGTTCTACCTGATGGAAGAGGTGCCCGGCGTGGCGCTGCGGCACCGCGACCAGTGCCCGTGGCTGAGCCCGGACAAGGCCCGCGCCCTGTCCGAACGGCTGGTCGACGTGCTCGCCGACCTGCACGCCGTGGACCCCGAGGACGTCGGCCTGAGCGACTTCGGCCGCCCGGACGGCTTCCTCAAGCGCCAGGTCGCCCGCTGGGGCAAGCAGCTCGACGCCTCCCGCAGCCGTGAGCTGCCCGGTATCGACGAGCTGCGCGACCGGCTCGCCGACAGCGTCCCCGACTCCGCCCGCGCCACGATCGTGCACGGCGACTACCGGCTGGACAACGTGCTGGTCACCGAGGACCCGCTGGACATCAGCGCGGTGCTGGACTGGGAGATGGCCACGCTGGGCGACCCGCTCGCCGACGTCGGCCTGCTGTGCGTGTACTGGAACGGCATCGGCGCGCGCGAGGACGACCCGATCACCGGCACCGTGCCCACGCTGCCCGGTTTCGCCGACACCGACGAGCTGGTCCGCCGCTACGCCGAGCGCAGCGGCGCCGACACCGGCGGTCTGGCCTGGTACACGGCGTTCGCCTACTTCAAGCTCGCCGTGATCCTCGAAGGCATCCACTTCCGCTTCACCCACGGCAAGACCGTGGGGGCGGGGTTCGACCAGATCGGCCAACTCACCCTGCCGCTGGTCCGGCAGGGACTCGCCGCGAGCTCAGGGGAGCACTGA
- a CDS encoding acyl-CoA dehydrogenase family protein produces the protein MDFAYDAKTEELRDKLLRFMDEFVYPAEPVAERQLADAEDPWARPAVLEELKAEARRQGLWNLFLPDPEHGGGLTNLQYAPLAEITGRSPHLAPEALNCAAPDTGNMEVLAMFGTEQQRKQWLRPLLDGEIRSAFCMTEPDVASSDATNIATSITRDGDEYVINGTKWWSSGAMNPNCAIFIVMGKTDPDADRHRQQAMILVPRDTPGVHVKRGMHVFGYTDASHGGHAEIVFDDVRVPADNLIAGEGEGFAIAQARLGPGRIHHCMRLIGIAERALELMCRRAISRVAFGRPIARQGVVQEWIAESRVRIEQARLLVLKTAWLMDTVGNKGAHTEIQAIKIGTPLMAEWVLDKAIQAHGAGGVSQDFPLAELWAAARTLRLADGPDEVHRMSLAKRELKRYL, from the coding sequence ATGGACTTCGCCTACGACGCCAAGACCGAGGAACTGCGCGACAAGCTGCTGCGGTTCATGGACGAGTTCGTCTACCCCGCCGAACCCGTCGCCGAGCGGCAGTTGGCCGACGCCGAGGACCCGTGGGCGCGCCCGGCGGTGCTGGAGGAGCTGAAGGCCGAGGCGCGCAGGCAAGGGCTGTGGAACCTGTTCCTGCCCGACCCCGAGCACGGCGGCGGCCTGACGAACCTCCAGTACGCGCCGCTGGCCGAGATCACCGGCCGCAGCCCGCACCTGGCGCCCGAGGCGCTCAACTGCGCCGCGCCGGACACCGGGAACATGGAGGTGCTGGCGATGTTCGGCACCGAGCAGCAGCGCAAGCAGTGGCTGCGGCCCCTGCTCGACGGCGAGATCCGGTCGGCGTTCTGCATGACCGAGCCGGACGTCGCGTCCTCCGACGCCACCAACATCGCCACCAGCATCACCCGCGACGGCGACGAGTACGTCATCAACGGCACCAAGTGGTGGTCCTCGGGCGCGATGAACCCCAACTGCGCGATCTTCATCGTGATGGGCAAGACCGACCCCGACGCCGACCGGCACCGCCAGCAGGCGATGATCCTGGTCCCGCGCGACACGCCGGGCGTGCACGTCAAGCGCGGCATGCACGTGTTCGGCTACACCGACGCCTCCCACGGCGGCCACGCCGAGATCGTCTTCGACGACGTCCGCGTGCCCGCCGACAACCTGATCGCCGGCGAGGGCGAGGGCTTCGCGATCGCCCAGGCCCGCCTCGGCCCCGGCCGCATCCACCACTGCATGCGGCTGATCGGCATCGCCGAGCGCGCGCTGGAACTCATGTGCCGACGCGCGATCTCGCGCGTCGCGTTCGGCCGGCCGATCGCGCGCCAGGGTGTCGTGCAGGAGTGGATCGCCGAGTCGCGGGTGCGGATCGAGCAGGCCAGGCTGCTGGTGCTCAAGACGGCGTGGCTGATGGACACCGTCGGCAACAAGGGCGCGCACACCGAGATCCAGGCCATCAAGATCGGCACACCGCTCATGGCCGAGTGGGTGCTCGACAAGGCGATCCAGGCGCACGGCGCGGGCGGTGTGAGCCAGGACTTCCCGCTGGCCGAGCTGTGGGCGGCGGCGCGGACGCTGCGCCTGGCCGACGGCCCGGACGAGGTGCACCGGATGTCGTTGGCGAAGCGGGAGCTGAAGCGGTACCTGTGA
- a CDS encoding winged helix-turn-helix transcriptional regulator: MSDFDVFLADCPARTTLEVVGHTWSVVVVVALGDGPLRYGELQDRIGGISNKMLTQTLARLRGNGLLTSADGCHELTALGRSLLTPVRALAAWAEEHTGDLLDARRDPDVPDGADGPDAGRQAGRPGERQGAPVARRRRAPAVQPQGGRQHAAGSRAAG; this comes from the coding sequence GTGAGCGATTTCGACGTCTTCCTCGCCGACTGCCCCGCCCGCACGACCCTGGAGGTGGTCGGGCACACCTGGTCCGTGGTGGTCGTCGTCGCCCTCGGCGACGGGCCGCTGCGGTACGGGGAGCTGCAGGACCGGATCGGCGGCATCAGCAACAAGATGCTCACCCAGACCCTGGCCCGGCTGCGGGGCAACGGGCTGCTGACGAGCGCTGACGGGTGCCACGAGCTGACCGCTCTCGGTCGGTCGCTGCTCACGCCCGTGCGCGCGCTCGCGGCGTGGGCGGAGGAGCACACCGGCGACCTGCTCGACGCCAGGCGGGACCCCGACGTGCCCGATGGCGCCGATGGGCCCGATGCGGGACGGCAGGCCGGGCGACCCGGCGAGCGCCAAGGCGCACCGGTGGCTCGGCGGCGTCGAGCACCGGCCGTCCAGCCGCAGGGTGGCCGGCAGCACGCGGCGGGGTCCAGGGCTGCCGGGTAG
- a CDS encoding SDR family NAD(P)-dependent oxidoreductase, whose product MSRVSVVTGANQGLGFALVEGLARRAGPADVVYLTGRDAGRVEEAAARLGHDAVRARVLDVGDGRSVADFAADLRERHGGVDVVFSNAAARLSPGRPWSDQVGAFVTTNNLGTTHVLRAFTPLLRPGGALLVVASSFGTVRHLPRHLHERFAARSLEDVDATMLAWRDAVLDGTAADQGWPDWVNIPSKVGQVAAVRAVAAARRDADTAAGTLIAAVCPGLVDTDASRPWFAGMSGAAEPAEAAERLLDLALGARRREHYGELVQSGRVLRWS is encoded by the coding sequence ATGAGCCGCGTTTCCGTCGTCACCGGAGCCAACCAGGGACTGGGGTTCGCCCTCGTCGAAGGACTCGCCCGCCGCGCCGGCCCGGCCGATGTCGTCTACCTCACCGGCCGGGACGCGGGGCGGGTCGAGGAGGCCGCGGCTCGTCTCGGGCACGACGCCGTGCGCGCCCGCGTGCTGGACGTCGGCGACGGGAGGTCCGTCGCGGACTTCGCCGCCGACCTGCGCGAACGGCACGGGGGTGTGGACGTGGTGTTCTCCAACGCGGCCGCCCGGCTCAGCCCCGGCAGGCCGTGGAGCGACCAGGTCGGCGCCTTCGTCACCACCAACAACCTGGGCACCACCCACGTGCTCCGCGCGTTCACGCCGCTGCTGCGCCCGGGCGGTGCGCTGCTGGTGGTGGCCAGTTCCTTCGGCACGGTGCGCCACCTGCCCCGGCACCTGCACGAGCGCTTCGCCGCACGGTCGCTGGAGGACGTCGACGCCACGATGCTCGCCTGGCGCGACGCCGTCCTCGACGGCACGGCGGCCGACCAGGGCTGGCCGGACTGGGTGAACATCCCGTCCAAGGTCGGCCAGGTCGCCGCCGTGCGCGCGGTCGCGGCCGCGCGCCGGGACGCGGACACCGCCGCCGGCACGCTGATCGCGGCGGTCTGCCCCGGCCTGGTCGACACCGACGCCTCCCGGCCCTGGTTCGCCGGGATGAGCGGCGCGGCCGAACCGGCCGAGGCGGCGGAGCGGCTGCTCGACCTGGCGCTCGGGGCGCGCCGCCGGGAGCACTACGGCGAGTTGGTCCAGTCCGGCCGGGTGCTGCGCTGGTCGTGA
- the nikE gene encoding nickel ABC transporter ATP-binding protein NikE: MSSLLELRDLSVHYRTARGEATAVRSVSLALEAGQTLGLAGESGCGKSTVAMSVLRLLPRNARVEGEVLLDGEDVRGMSWGRLRAVRWAAASVVFQGAMHALNPVHRVGEQIAEPMRLHGVSGSVSALLDQVELPARAARAYPHELSGGQKQRVMIAMALACEPRLVIADEPTTALDVVVQAQVLDVLKRLVAERGIGLVMISHDLSVLASTCDRLAVMRHGQVVEEGPAREVITSPAHPHTQALAAAFPTVGDPTSRQVTPSEVAPDGPVLLRADGVRVSFGATEAVAGVDLEVRAGEIVALVGQSGSGKTTLARTLLGLQKPTAGRVLFEGVELPRSASGLREYRRQVQLVLQDPTSALNPRHSVYEAVAEGLRIHRAPGDEAARVAEALSQAELRPPELFFPSLPHELSGGQRQRVVIAGALALGPRLLVADEPVASLDASVRGEILALLLRLRRELGLAALVITHDLGLAWTIADRVAVMYRGELVEQGTVEQVLLSPRHDYTRTLLAAVPHDQRSTRPDWTNSP, translated from the coding sequence GTGAGCAGCCTGCTGGAGTTGCGCGACCTGAGCGTGCACTACCGGACCGCGCGCGGCGAGGCCACCGCGGTGCGGTCGGTGTCGCTGGCGCTGGAGGCCGGGCAGACGCTGGGGCTGGCGGGGGAGTCGGGGTGCGGCAAGTCGACCGTGGCCATGTCGGTGCTGCGGTTGCTGCCGCGCAACGCCCGGGTCGAGGGCGAGGTGCTGCTCGACGGCGAGGATGTGCGGGGCATGTCGTGGGGCCGGCTGCGGGCCGTGCGGTGGGCGGCGGCGTCGGTGGTGTTCCAGGGCGCGATGCACGCGTTGAACCCGGTGCACCGGGTGGGCGAGCAGATCGCCGAGCCGATGCGGCTGCACGGCGTGAGCGGGTCGGTGTCGGCGCTGCTGGACCAGGTGGAGCTGCCCGCCCGCGCGGCCCGCGCCTACCCGCACGAGCTGTCGGGCGGGCAGAAGCAGCGGGTGATGATCGCGATGGCGTTGGCGTGCGAACCGCGCCTGGTGATCGCGGACGAGCCGACCACGGCGCTGGACGTGGTGGTGCAGGCGCAGGTGCTCGACGTGCTGAAGCGGCTGGTCGCCGAGCGCGGCATCGGGCTGGTGATGATCAGCCACGACCTGTCCGTGCTGGCCTCGACGTGCGACCGGCTGGCCGTGATGCGGCACGGGCAGGTGGTGGAGGAAGGCCCGGCGCGGGAGGTGATCACGTCGCCCGCCCACCCGCACACGCAGGCCTTGGCGGCGGCGTTCCCGACCGTGGGCGACCCGACGTCGCGGCAGGTCACGCCGTCCGAGGTGGCCCCCGACGGGCCGGTGCTGCTGCGCGCGGACGGCGTGCGCGTGTCGTTCGGCGCGACGGAGGCCGTGGCCGGGGTGGACCTGGAGGTGCGCGCCGGGGAGATCGTCGCGCTGGTCGGCCAGTCCGGCTCGGGCAAGACGACGTTGGCCCGGACGCTGCTGGGCCTGCAGAAACCGACCGCGGGCCGGGTGTTGTTCGAAGGCGTCGAACTCCCCCGCTCGGCGTCGGGCCTGCGCGAGTACCGGCGGCAGGTGCAGCTGGTGCTGCAGGACCCGACGAGCGCGCTGAACCCCCGGCACTCCGTGTACGAGGCCGTCGCGGAAGGGCTGCGCATCCACCGGGCGCCCGGCGACGAGGCCGCGCGGGTCGCCGAGGCGCTGTCGCAGGCCGAGCTGCGGCCGCCGGAGCTGTTCTTCCCGTCGTTGCCGCACGAGCTGTCCGGCGGCCAGCGGCAACGCGTGGTGATCGCGGGCGCGTTGGCGCTGGGGCCGAGGCTGCTGGTCGCCGACGAGCCGGTGGCGTCGCTGGACGCCTCCGTGCGCGGCGAGATCCTCGCGTTGCTGCTGCGGTTGCGCCGGGAGCTGGGCCTGGCCGCGCTGGTGATCACCCACGACCTCGGTCTGGCGTGGACGATCGCCGACCGGGTCGCCGTGATGTACCGGGGGGAGCTGGTGGAGCAGGGCACGGTCGAACAGGTGCTGCTGTCGCCGCGGCACGACTACACGCGCACCCTGCTCGCGGCCGTGCCTCACGACCAGCGCAGCACCCGGCCGGACTGGACCAACTCGCCGTAG
- a CDS encoding ABC transporter permease has protein sequence MTAIAWQRRRAAARATWREFASQRGGLVGLIGLAVIAALAVLAPLVTDTSGLDVTRATARPWEPPSARHWLGTDHNGRSVLLLTWWGTRISLVVGLAATVLSVLIGTVVGIAAAHFGGWVSAVLMRFTDFFLVLPSLVLAIALSTVLPRGLGTIVLAIGVTSWPATARLVRAQTLAVEARPFIERSRALGGGHAHVIGRHVLPAVLPLVFVNTTLTVASAIVAESTLSFLGLGDPTRVSWGSLLHAANMHGAVSQRAWWFLVPPGLGVVCVVLAFTLCGRALETVLNPRLKGER, from the coding sequence GTGACGGCCATCGCGTGGCAACGGCGGCGGGCCGCGGCACGGGCGACGTGGCGGGAGTTCGCCTCCCAGCGCGGCGGCCTGGTCGGGCTGATCGGCCTGGCGGTGATCGCGGCGCTGGCCGTGCTGGCGCCGCTGGTGACCGACACGTCCGGGCTGGACGTGACGCGGGCGACCGCCCGGCCGTGGGAGCCGCCGTCCGCGCGGCACTGGCTGGGCACGGACCACAACGGGCGGTCGGTGCTGCTGCTGACGTGGTGGGGCACCCGGATCTCGCTGGTCGTGGGGCTCGCGGCGACGGTGCTGTCGGTGCTGATCGGCACCGTGGTCGGGATCGCGGCGGCCCACTTCGGCGGCTGGGTGTCGGCGGTGCTGATGCGGTTCACCGACTTCTTCCTGGTCCTGCCGTCGCTGGTGCTGGCGATCGCGCTGTCGACCGTGCTGCCGCGCGGGCTGGGCACGATCGTGCTGGCGATCGGGGTGACGTCGTGGCCGGCGACCGCGCGGCTGGTGCGGGCGCAGACTTTGGCGGTGGAGGCGCGGCCTTTCATCGAGCGGTCCCGCGCGTTGGGCGGCGGTCACGCGCACGTGATCGGGCGCCACGTGCTGCCCGCGGTGCTGCCGCTGGTGTTCGTGAACACGACGTTGACGGTGGCCAGCGCGATCGTGGCGGAGTCGACCCTGTCGTTCCTCGGGTTGGGCGACCCGACACGGGTGTCGTGGGGGTCGCTGCTGCACGCGGCGAACATGCACGGCGCGGTGTCGCAGCGGGCGTGGTGGTTCCTGGTGCCGCCGGGACTGGGCGTGGTGTGCGTGGTGCTGGCGTTCACGCTGTGCGGGCGGGCCCTGGAGACGGTGCTCAACCCGCGGCTGAAGGGGGAGCGGTGA